The following are encoded in a window of Lactobacillus panisapium genomic DNA:
- a CDS encoding PTS system mannose/fructose/N-acetylgalactosamine-transporter subunit IIB — translation MSVVLARIDNRLLHGIIVTQWAPESGSNRVMVIDDATANDPISKATMKMARPAGNAISIITEEKALTNFKSGKYDPEKLLVLAKEPKTFLDLVNSGVKITKLIIGGTTARENGIELSKRAFADKDEVADYEALLDAGVELVSQYVPADKEVNVTKEFLESRAR, via the coding sequence ATGAGTGTTGTGTTAGCCAGAATTGACAACCGCTTACTACATGGAATTATTGTTACGCAGTGGGCACCAGAATCGGGCTCAAATCGAGTAATGGTCATCGATGATGCCACTGCAAATGACCCGATCAGCAAGGCAACAATGAAAATGGCTCGGCCAGCGGGTAATGCGATTTCGATTATTACGGAAGAAAAGGCCTTAACTAATTTTAAGAGCGGTAAATATGATCCAGAAAAACTCTTAGTTTTGGCAAAAGAACCAAAAACCTTTTTAGACTTAGTTAATAGTGGCGTAAAAATTACTAAGTTAATTATTGGTGGGACAACTGCACGTGAAAATGGCATTGAGTTATCCAAAAGAGCCTTTGCTGATAAGGATGAAGTTGCCGACTATGAAGCACTTTTAGATGCTGGAGTAGAACTAGTGTCGCAATATGTTCCGGCAGACAAAGAAGTTAATGTGACCAAAGAATTTTTAGAAAGTAGAGCGAGATAA
- a CDS encoding sigma 54-interacting transcriptional regulator yields the protein MSVKEKLLSLIEQDSQEKDHYLSTQELADKLALKRNTVSHYLNELVKENKLIKVNTRPAIFLAKKKAEQEAGRELASEYDSLATLQHLKGEDVFATVIGNDKSLYSQIKKLKAAASYPGSLPVLINGQTGTGKSYLAKKYFDYCVAENYLAPDSKFISFNCAEYADNPELLTSTLFGYVKGAFTGAEQDHAGLFDQADGGMLFLDEVHRLDAKGQEKLFSYLDTGMISPLGAAGKNKKVNVRLVCATTEEIKSSFLVTFIRRMPVQITMPPLKKRTTSEIRALIIYFYIEHAKKINKAISINSQAFLALTSASFANNIGQLKNDVLLSVASSLEKNPQATQVNIKLADLPQELLLANLDEGVVLPANKSDLLIKPDSKVSSFLGSPQRLNYIQKTIQKIFLLYRQEKFSSFKAKAIEAINSLCDYLIFKKDDLKIGELPLALIKKTLDQKVGYLQNDQTNEFNGNIIVAISSYFYFRQEKSWPISVAEGKMADEIVAKLNETTYVKPVVQLILDTVNNLLNLYTDEVDRLFLTLYLENIQREKSTDIVHCILLAHGYSTASSIADAVNKIMGEPLLDSFDMPIDIEPAAIAQKVADYIRVRHVNNGLVLMADMGSLEKIPELLELDISFPIVIFNNVSTQLALFAADYLKKRRPIEAMAQNMNQNIHNDYRTIFPKMIKQDVIIVCCTTGVGTAIKIKDMIKESLPAKTKVMIKAYSYDALKIDDQEDVLKRKYNILTIIGTANPNYQNIPFISIDQLVNGSKLNVLKEALKNDLTSQDLDNFNDAVLKNFSIERVINSLTILDTKAVIKNISQCVGHLNNYLTPRLPNQIVMALYVHVSCMIERIIRNQSLENSPRNFHDSPKKRQGMAVIHSSFAPLEEIYNIKIPLTEIAYIYELIFNSGNKIKLRQ from the coding sequence ATGAGTGTAAAAGAAAAATTACTGTCGTTAATTGAGCAAGATAGCCAAGAAAAGGATCATTATCTGTCAACCCAAGAATTGGCTGATAAATTAGCGCTTAAACGCAATACGGTCAGTCATTATTTAAACGAGCTGGTCAAAGAAAACAAGCTAATTAAAGTTAATACACGTCCGGCGATTTTTCTTGCTAAAAAGAAGGCGGAACAAGAAGCAGGCCGTGAACTGGCTAGCGAATATGATAGTTTGGCTACTTTGCAGCACTTAAAAGGCGAAGATGTTTTTGCAACCGTTATTGGTAATGATAAATCGCTGTACAGCCAGATAAAAAAGCTCAAAGCTGCTGCTTCGTATCCTGGTAGTTTGCCAGTTTTAATTAATGGTCAGACTGGGACGGGTAAAAGCTATCTGGCAAAAAAATACTTTGATTATTGTGTGGCAGAAAACTATCTTGCACCTGATAGTAAATTCATCAGTTTCAATTGTGCTGAATATGCCGATAATCCGGAACTGTTGACTAGTACTTTATTTGGCTATGTTAAAGGCGCTTTTACCGGAGCTGAGCAAGATCACGCGGGGTTATTCGATCAAGCAGATGGTGGGATGCTTTTTTTGGATGAAGTTCATCGACTCGATGCCAAGGGGCAGGAAAAGCTGTTTTCTTACCTTGATACTGGCATGATTTCTCCATTGGGCGCTGCTGGTAAAAATAAAAAGGTTAATGTCCGCCTAGTCTGCGCAACAACCGAAGAAATTAAAAGCAGTTTTTTGGTAACTTTTATTCGGCGAATGCCGGTTCAAATTACCATGCCGCCGCTAAAAAAGCGAACTACTAGCGAAATTCGGGCCCTAATCATCTATTTTTATATTGAGCATGCCAAAAAGATTAATAAAGCCATTAGCATTAACAGTCAGGCGTTTTTAGCACTCACGAGTGCCAGTTTTGCCAACAATATTGGCCAGTTAAAAAATGACGTGCTTCTTTCTGTCGCAAGTAGCTTAGAAAAAAATCCACAAGCGACACAAGTTAATATCAAACTTGCCGATTTACCACAGGAATTACTATTAGCCAATCTGGATGAAGGAGTAGTTTTACCCGCAAATAAAAGTGATTTGTTAATTAAGCCGGATAGTAAAGTCAGTTCCTTTTTGGGTAGTCCGCAACGGTTAAATTATATTCAAAAAACTATCCAAAAAATTTTTCTATTGTACCGCCAAGAAAAGTTTTCATCATTTAAGGCAAAAGCGATTGAGGCCATTAATTCTTTGTGTGACTATTTGATTTTTAAAAAAGATGATTTAAAAATTGGTGAATTGCCACTAGCCCTAATTAAAAAGACACTCGATCAAAAAGTCGGCTACTTGCAAAATGATCAAACAAATGAATTTAATGGCAATATTATTGTGGCAATCTCCTCCTATTTTTATTTTCGTCAAGAAAAATCTTGGCCTATTTCCGTTGCGGAAGGCAAGATGGCGGACGAGATTGTGGCTAAACTAAATGAAACTACTTACGTTAAGCCAGTCGTGCAGCTGATTTTGGATACGGTTAACAATCTTTTGAATCTTTATACTGATGAAGTTGACCGCCTGTTTTTGACGCTTTATCTTGAAAATATCCAACGCGAAAAAAGCACCGACATTGTTCACTGCATTCTCTTAGCGCATGGCTATTCAACTGCAAGCAGCATCGCAGATGCAGTTAATAAAATTATGGGCGAGCCTCTGCTTGACTCTTTTGATATGCCTATTGATATTGAACCAGCGGCTATTGCACAAAAGGTGGCTGACTACATCCGAGTGCGGCATGTCAATAATGGTTTAGTGCTGATGGCCGACATGGGCTCACTTGAAAAAATTCCCGAGTTACTAGAACTAGACATTAGCTTTCCAATTGTAATTTTTAATAATGTATCAACGCAGTTAGCACTGTTTGCGGCTGATTACTTAAAGAAGCGACGCCCAATTGAAGCAATGGCGCAGAATATGAACCAAAATATTCATAATGATTACCGGACGATTTTTCCCAAAATGATTAAACAAGACGTAATCATCGTTTGTTGCACGACAGGTGTAGGTACAGCAATTAAGATTAAAGACATGATCAAAGAAAGCTTACCGGCTAAGACTAAGGTAATGATTAAGGCGTATTCATATGATGCTTTAAAAATTGATGATCAGGAAGATGTGCTCAAGCGCAAGTATAATATTTTAACAATTATTGGCACCGCTAATCCTAATTATCAGAATATCCCCTTTATCTCGATTGACCAGCTGGTAAACGGCTCTAAGCTAAACGTTTTAAAAGAAGCTCTAAAAAATGACCTCACGAGCCAAGACCTGGATAATTTCAATGATGCCGTCTTAAAAAACTTTAGTATTGAACGGGTAATCAACTCGCTAACCATTTTGGATACTAAGGCGGTAATTAAAAATATTAGCCAGTGCGTTGGGCACCTAAATAATTATTTGACACCGCGCTTGCCAAACCAAATTGTTATGGCGCTATATGTCCATGTCAGTTGCATGATTGAACGAATTATTCGGAACCAATCACTTGAGAATAGCCCACGTAATTTTCACGATAGCCCAAAAAAGCGCCAGGGAATGGCGGTCATTCACAGCTCATTTGCTCCACTTGAGGAAATATACAACATTAAAATACCACTAACGGAAATTGCCTATATTTACGAATTAATTTTTAATTCGGGCAATAAAATTAAGCTTAGACAGTAG
- a CDS encoding FAD-binding protein, translating into MKVNEYDVIVIGASNSGGMAACAAAEKGAKVLVIDKMKSTHYLYRLSLAAVGTKAQKKAGIDIDKYQLINYLCAFAQDNVDQKLLWTWVNNSAATVDWLEDNVLKPHGAHLYAQKDAHYQTLINTAFPTEHDVTNKQHEDIFYGNWVIEKAQELGADFLWQTKLEHLITENGVVTGLIAKKMATSEVLELRAKKGVIICTGGYGSNEALMQKWNPLGLKKNVYSDSPRDDGSGQLAAVEIGAWRDEEPAEIIFDRGAVPVGTNTNDYYVKSWEDVGYFWLGSYPLLKLNLNGERVGNESAPYEFDMNRATKQPGYLQVALWDDATMNNLKQFHTLGCARLNWPGFYNTDENKEEINNRVKEGFIQKANSIAELAQKLHLPVENVQNSVASYNQMCEQGQDTQFGKEDFRLVPIKTGAYYGAIYGGRLLATLDGLRINTKMQVLNTQGQVIPHLYAAGNASGGFFWGSYPDHVPGLTASHAQTFGRLAGQQAAN; encoded by the coding sequence ATGAAAGTAAATGAATATGATGTGATCGTTATTGGAGCAAGTAATTCTGGCGGGATGGCCGCGTGTGCAGCTGCCGAAAAAGGTGCCAAAGTCTTAGTGATTGATAAGATGAAAAGTACCCACTATTTATACCGCTTGTCGCTTGCTGCTGTTGGGACTAAGGCCCAGAAAAAAGCTGGAATTGACATTGATAAGTACCAGTTAATTAACTATTTATGTGCTTTTGCGCAGGATAATGTTGATCAAAAGCTTTTGTGGACCTGGGTTAATAATAGTGCCGCTACGGTTGACTGGCTTGAAGATAATGTTCTAAAACCTCATGGTGCACATCTTTATGCGCAAAAAGATGCACATTACCAAACTTTAATTAACACGGCCTTTCCAACTGAACATGATGTTACTAATAAGCAGCATGAAGATATTTTTTACGGAAATTGGGTCATTGAAAAAGCCCAAGAATTAGGTGCAGATTTTTTGTGGCAAACTAAGCTTGAACATTTAATTACGGAAAACGGTGTGGTTACCGGACTAATTGCTAAGAAGATGGCAACTTCAGAAGTGCTTGAATTAAGGGCTAAAAAAGGCGTAATCATTTGTACGGGTGGATATGGCTCAAACGAAGCTTTAATGCAAAAATGGAATCCATTAGGCTTAAAGAAAAATGTTTATTCTGATAGTCCGCGTGATGATGGTTCGGGTCAGCTTGCGGCAGTAGAAATTGGTGCTTGGCGCGATGAAGAACCTGCTGAAATTATTTTTGACCGGGGAGCTGTACCGGTTGGCACTAATACAAATGATTATTATGTGAAATCATGGGAAGATGTTGGTTACTTTTGGCTAGGCAGTTATCCGCTGTTAAAACTAAACTTAAATGGTGAACGTGTTGGTAATGAAAGTGCGCCCTATGAATTTGACATGAATCGGGCCACTAAGCAACCAGGCTACTTGCAAGTAGCTCTGTGGGATGATGCAACGATGAATAATTTAAAACAGTTTCATACCTTAGGTTGTGCTCGACTTAATTGGCCCGGTTTTTATAATACTGACGAGAATAAAGAAGAAATTAATAACCGGGTAAAAGAAGGCTTTATTCAAAAAGCTAACTCAATTGCAGAATTAGCGCAAAAACTGCATTTGCCAGTTGAAAATGTGCAAAATAGTGTTGCCAGTTATAATCAAATGTGCGAGCAAGGCCAAGATACCCAATTTGGTAAAGAAGATTTCAGACTGGTGCCAATTAAGACTGGTGCTTATTATGGTGCTATCTATGGCGGACGCTTATTGGCTACTTTGGATGGTCTTAGAATTAACACTAAAATGCAAGTCTTGAATACACAGGGACAGGTCATTCCGCATCTATATGCGGCAGGTAATGCTAGTGGGGGCTTTTTCTGGGGCTCATATCCGGATCATGTGCCTGGTTTAACGGCTAGTCATGCTCAGACATTTGGCAGACTAGCTGGTCAGCAGGCGGCTAACTAA
- a CDS encoding MFS transporter — protein MKKKQKIYPWLMIVTTGLLCGVVAGVFTQVMGLFLTPLANSIGGGKLGSVSYYYTVLILAMAIGTTLVGKFIHQVNVSLILIGAIIVSAAATWLFSTATNVIAFYLLAAIVGICCGFSGYVVQGVVINNWFVKKKNFAFTAGAFFNTIFLAIITPVSSQIIQANGWRRAFIILAIIMLVIGLPCAFLTKVEPAKIGLLPYGVSSQAELTNSAEGDGAEKSNNSGTSKVIFSLSFVLVLIFFCFNEFAGNITSLWPSFAEAVGFGAGTGGAIATIITVADLILTPLFGITTDRFGGRKALPWWLFLAILAPVLMIVANQARLASLALVAAVPADAISVVMGSGEQVFAKDILGKNFDAGYSYASSLTYVVSAFATPVLSNIADATHNWNIVVGIVAICEVVVLLAVIIGENRASRLTK, from the coding sequence ATGAAGAAAAAGCAAAAAATTTATCCGTGGTTGATGATTGTCACAACTGGCTTGTTGTGTGGGGTTGTCGCCGGTGTTTTTACCCAAGTAATGGGACTCTTTTTGACGCCATTAGCCAATTCAATTGGTGGCGGCAAATTAGGGTCAGTTTCTTATTACTACACGGTCTTAATCCTAGCAATGGCGATTGGGACTACGCTTGTTGGCAAGTTTATCCACCAAGTTAATGTTTCACTGATCTTGATAGGGGCTATTATCGTATCAGCAGCAGCGACTTGGTTATTTTCAACAGCAACAAATGTCATTGCGTTCTATCTTTTAGCTGCAATTGTTGGTATTTGTTGCGGGTTTAGTGGTTATGTTGTTCAAGGTGTAGTGATTAATAATTGGTTTGTGAAGAAAAAGAACTTTGCCTTTACTGCAGGTGCCTTTTTTAACACCATCTTTTTAGCAATTATTACCCCAGTTTCCTCACAGATAATCCAGGCAAATGGCTGGCGCAGAGCATTTATTATTTTGGCCATTATTATGCTAGTTATTGGCTTACCATGTGCCTTTTTAACCAAGGTAGAACCAGCTAAGATTGGCCTTTTGCCTTATGGAGTGTCTTCGCAAGCTGAACTAACTAATTCTGCTGAAGGTGATGGTGCAGAAAAGAGCAATAATTCAGGCACGAGTAAAGTGATTTTTTCACTTTCCTTTGTCCTAGTTTTAATTTTCTTTTGTTTTAATGAATTTGCGGGCAACATTACCTCACTTTGGCCGTCATTTGCGGAAGCAGTCGGTTTCGGTGCAGGAACTGGCGGCGCAATCGCAACAATTATTACCGTTGCGGATCTTATTTTGACACCTTTATTTGGTATAACGACTGATCGCTTTGGCGGCAGAAAAGCATTACCTTGGTGGCTGTTTTTAGCAATTTTAGCCCCCGTTTTGATGATCGTTGCTAATCAAGCTAGATTAGCGTCATTAGCACTTGTTGCAGCCGTGCCGGCAGATGCTATTTCGGTTGTGATGGGTTCGGGTGAACAAGTTTTTGCCAAAGACATATTAGGTAAAAATTTTGATGCGGGTTATTCGTATGCTAGCTCGCTAACTTACGTGGTCAGTGCTTTTGCCACACCGGTTTTGAGCAATATCGCCGATGCGACCCATAACTGGAATATCGTTGTTGGCATCGTCGCAATTTGTGAAGTAGTTGTGTTATTGGCCGTTATTATTGGCGAAAACCGGGCTAGCCGTTTAACAAAGTAG
- a CDS encoding LysR family transcriptional regulator, whose protein sequence is MNTNQIKYFLSLVRTKNITQTANQMFVSPSTVSKNIHKLETFLGTKLIKPGRRGIELTTSGEFFYVKAKRIYQDIDDTVTDIKNSNLKALEPITIAFTGSLFEIEFLSQFIQNLDEKLQPRINLEIFDPNDGNGISTALIQGKYDFVLYQKDFFIDKKEITFKPVFATGLSVITSKKNLLSQKRAISIKDLFKQNVYIWNSVPPLPLINHFKFELSLKYPEFNFKSISDEVVLEILCASNRCVGIIPSILYDKVNENLNFILLDYKLAFENGIAYRKGYEKKAYFKPVFHTLKNAELTEKAKWID, encoded by the coding sequence ATGAATACTAACCAAATAAAGTATTTTTTATCGCTTGTTCGAACAAAAAATATTACCCAAACGGCTAATCAGATGTTTGTTTCTCCTTCAACCGTTTCTAAGAATATTCATAAATTAGAAACATTCCTAGGAACCAAGTTGATTAAGCCAGGTCGCCGCGGAATTGAACTAACCACAAGTGGTGAATTTTTTTACGTCAAGGCAAAAAGGATCTACCAAGACATTGATGATACCGTAACTGATATTAAAAACAGCAATTTAAAAGCTTTAGAGCCAATTACCATTGCTTTTACTGGTTCATTATTTGAAATTGAGTTTTTATCCCAATTTATTCAAAATCTAGATGAAAAACTGCAGCCAAGAATTAACCTGGAAATTTTCGATCCTAATGACGGTAACGGAATTTCAACCGCATTAATTCAGGGTAAGTATGACTTCGTCTTATACCAAAAAGACTTTTTTATTGATAAAAAAGAAATAACTTTTAAGCCGGTATTTGCCACGGGCTTATCCGTTATTACGTCAAAGAAAAATCTTTTAAGCCAAAAAAGGGCGATTAGTATTAAAGATCTTTTTAAGCAAAACGTTTATATTTGGAATTCGGTTCCACCCCTCCCTTTAATCAATCACTTTAAGTTTGAACTGTCACTGAAATATCCCGAATTTAACTTTAAGAGTATCAGCGATGAGGTTGTTTTAGAAATTCTTTGTGCAAGTAACCGCTGTGTGGGAATCATCCCTAGCATTCTTTACGATAAGGTTAACGAAAATCTCAATTTTATTTTGCTAGATTATAAATTGGCATTTGAGAACGGTATCGCCTACCGAAAGGGTTACGAAAAAAAGGCTTATTTTAAACCAGTTTTTCACACCCTTAAAAATGCGGAACTAACAGAAAAGGCCAAATGGATTGATTAA